Proteins from one Kazachstania africana CBS 2517 chromosome 1, complete genome genomic window:
- the TAD3 gene encoding Tad3p (similar to Saccharomyces cerevisiae TAD3 (YLR316C); ancestral locus Anc_4.133) has product MVKKRANPLRIDFKKGIIEDKLLQIRNEETKEVPDLIHIWTVDISPKDSKKFIELVRFLASPRDPVSLLHIKRVKKNVIGSNTSLMVALCSIQLFNSKDEVIRTLQEFNRDLVYENLTCEHQAPLQGPGTKEQAISWSEKYWPLIWRGNPNDQILNDMEFDMLFIKDILKKISEKSKEELANGNKRPIVTAFVEPSKKETIITTDSCCTTPLDHSIMNGIRKVAENNMKYSRMHPNTEKTKDSPYLCLGYEIYTTHEPCSMCSMALIHSRIKRCIFIEPMAHTGSLTVNSGDGYCMHNNRLLNSKYEVFQWIGDEYKVPALPRDTCC; this is encoded by the coding sequence ATGGTGAAGAAGAGGGCCAATCCATTGAGGATTGACTTTAAAAAAggaattattgaagataaacTTCTGCAAATAAGGAATGAAGAGACAAAGGAAGTCCCAGATCTGATTCATATTTGGACCGTAGATATTTCACCAAAGGATTCCAAGAAGTTCATCGAACTGGTTAGATTTTTAGCCAGTCCCAGAGATCCAGTTTCTCTACTACATATTAAGAgagtgaagaaaaatgttATTGGATCGAACACTTCTCTCATGGTAGCACTTTGTTCCATAcaacttttcaattctaagGATGAAGTCATACGAACGTTACAAGAATTCAACAGGGATTTAGtttatgaaaatttgacTTGTGAACATCAAGCACCACTACAGGGTCCCGGAACGAAAGAACAGGCAATAAGTTGGTCTGAGAAATATTGGCCACTTATCTGGCGCGGTAATCCAAACGATCAGATCTTAAATGACATGGAATTTGACATGTTATTTATTAAGGACAttctcaaaaaaatatcagaaAAATCTAAGGAAGAGTTGGCAAATGGAAATAAGAGACCTATTGTAACGGCATTTGTAGAACCTAGTAAGAAGGAAACTATTATTACAACAGATTCTTGCTGTACCACACCATTAGATCACAGTATCATGAACGGTATAAGAAAAGTTGCAGAAAACAACATGAAATATTCTAGAATGCATCCAAACACTGAAAAGACAAAAGATTCACCTTATTTGTGCCTGGGATACGAAATTTACACGACTCATGAACCCTGTTCCATGTGTTCAATGGCCCTCATTCATTCCAGGATAAAACGATGCATTTTTATAGAGCCAATGGCTCATACTGGTTCTTTAACGGTTAATAGTGGTGATGGCTACTGCATGCATAATAATAGACTCTTAAACTCTAAATACGAAGTTTTCCAATGGATAGGAGACGAATACAAAGTTCCCGCATTACCACGCGACACCTGCTGTTAG